From the bacterium genome, one window contains:
- a CDS encoding AAA family ATPase — translation MTKLVGEAEYRLDEGSQCLWRGARRIDLKPKAYEVLRCLCRCAGQLVTKQALLDAVWPDTHVSEAVLTVAVAQLREALGDDARRPRCIETAHRRGYRWIGQIAIVGETPEPESSHDLDDAAARTVFGRSEAVAALRRAYALAEAGRRQLVFVTGEPGIGKTALVDAFCAGVDGRAAAMEARDPRGGSSAAPLLGRGQCLEQYGPGEPYMPVLEAMESLCGDAEVQRVLRSHAPAWLVQLPGVASGDERADLLRTLAGSTSERMIRELSSALAVLARERPFVLVFEDMHWSDPATVALLAALAQRRAPARLLLVATYRSVDAILAQHPIVALTRELAAKRQCLEIPLEGLDAKAVGDYLRWRFPRGAFAADVCEVLQAQTTGNPLFLQAAVDDFVQEGWLREENGSWTCAVSPDTIRDAVPPAVRDMIEHRFERLPAGARETLEVSSLVGMVFSSQTTAAALGGDTAEIEDLCTRLARSGQFIEAARSSPWPDGSSAASFAFRHVLYRQVLAARVPPARRATLHLRIAERLEAGYGARASEIASQLALHFERGGDVLRAARQCHEAARMTLRRYATAEAMGWLRRGLALLEGAPSGSPRHEIELRLRGALIGPLMESEGIGAAELPLLASRVGELARGDVATFEAMQALGGLVAFHVGCGRPDRAADAVREQMRRLDAEPALRGAEPVVRYLEGYVELARGRYESAVENLTPALQLPPLVPGAPVAFHLAAAADIAFARLALGFPDQALRAFRDLCARSEALGHPYTEFYVLARQQRVAGLTFEGGVAAEGAAKIRALAHLTGHRNWRNLATMAEATELLAHGEGALAVRRLRKDPGIAPDAGSVWKAMLANALLLTGRLDEARTAIDEAAAYIARCGGHWHAPEVLRLGAEIDRALGRNGDAERGFNGAIDVAREQKAKWLELKAATGLARLWREQGRRIAARDLLSGIYGWFGEGFELLDVRTARALRDDLEKL, via the coding sequence ATGACCAAGCTCGTGGGGGAGGCCGAGTATCGCCTCGATGAGGGCAGTCAGTGTCTGTGGCGCGGAGCGCGGCGGATCGACCTGAAGCCCAAGGCGTACGAGGTGCTGCGCTGCCTCTGCCGTTGCGCCGGTCAGCTCGTCACCAAGCAGGCGCTGCTCGACGCCGTGTGGCCCGACACCCACGTCTCGGAGGCGGTGTTGACCGTCGCGGTCGCGCAGCTCCGCGAGGCGCTGGGCGACGACGCCAGGCGGCCGCGCTGCATCGAGACCGCTCACCGGCGCGGCTACCGGTGGATCGGACAGATCGCGATCGTCGGCGAGACACCGGAGCCCGAGTCCTCGCACGATCTCGATGACGCGGCAGCTCGAACCGTCTTCGGCCGCTCGGAGGCCGTCGCCGCCCTGCGCCGAGCATACGCGCTGGCCGAGGCGGGCCGGCGGCAGCTCGTCTTCGTGACCGGCGAGCCGGGGATCGGCAAGACCGCGCTGGTCGACGCGTTCTGCGCCGGCGTCGACGGCCGCGCGGCGGCAATGGAGGCTCGCGATCCGCGCGGCGGCTCCTCGGCGGCGCCGCTCCTCGGCCGCGGGCAGTGCCTCGAGCAGTACGGACCGGGCGAGCCGTACATGCCGGTGCTCGAAGCCATGGAGAGCCTGTGCGGCGACGCCGAGGTGCAGCGGGTGCTGCGATCGCACGCGCCGGCCTGGCTGGTGCAACTGCCCGGGGTGGCGAGCGGCGACGAACGCGCCGATCTCCTGCGGACCCTGGCCGGGTCGACGAGCGAGCGCATGATCCGCGAGCTGTCGAGCGCGCTCGCCGTGCTGGCACGCGAGCGACCGTTCGTCCTCGTGTTCGAGGACATGCACTGGTCCGATCCCGCCACGGTCGCCCTGCTCGCCGCCCTGGCGCAGCGGCGCGCGCCGGCGCGGTTGCTGCTGGTGGCGACGTACCGCTCGGTCGACGCCATCCTCGCCCAACACCCGATCGTCGCGCTGACGCGCGAGCTGGCGGCGAAGCGGCAATGTCTCGAAATCCCCCTGGAGGGACTCGACGCGAAGGCCGTCGGCGACTACCTGCGGTGGCGCTTCCCGCGCGGCGCGTTCGCGGCCGACGTGTGTGAGGTGCTGCAGGCGCAGACGACCGGCAATCCGTTGTTCCTGCAGGCCGCGGTGGACGACTTCGTTCAGGAGGGGTGGCTGCGCGAGGAGAACGGGTCCTGGACCTGCGCGGTCTCGCCCGACACGATCCGCGACGCCGTCCCCCCGGCGGTGCGCGACATGATCGAGCACCGCTTCGAGCGCCTGCCGGCGGGGGCCCGCGAGACGCTCGAGGTCTCGAGCCTGGTGGGCATGGTGTTCTCCTCGCAAACGACCGCCGCCGCGCTGGGCGGGGACACGGCGGAGATCGAAGATCTCTGCACGCGTCTGGCGCGCTCGGGACAGTTCATCGAGGCGGCGCGATCGAGCCCATGGCCCGACGGGAGCAGCGCTGCGTCGTTCGCCTTTCGTCACGTGCTCTACCGACAGGTCCTCGCGGCGCGCGTGCCCCCGGCGCGCCGGGCGACCCTCCACCTGCGCATCGCGGAGCGGCTGGAAGCCGGGTACGGCGCCCGCGCGTCCGAGATCGCCTCGCAGCTCGCGCTGCACTTCGAGCGCGGCGGCGACGTCCTGCGCGCCGCCCGCCAGTGTCACGAAGCGGCGCGGATGACCCTGCGCCGCTACGCCACCGCGGAGGCGATGGGCTGGCTACGCCGGGGCCTCGCGCTCCTCGAGGGTGCCCCCAGCGGTTCGCCTCGCCACGAGATCGAGCTGCGTCTCCGCGGCGCGCTGATCGGGCCGCTGATGGAGAGCGAAGGGATTGGCGCCGCCGAGCTGCCGCTGCTCGCCAGCCGCGTCGGCGAGCTGGCGCGCGGCGACGTCGCGACCTTCGAAGCGATGCAGGCGCTCGGGGGGCTGGTCGCGTTCCACGTGGGCTGCGGCCGCCCGGATCGCGCCGCCGATGCCGTGCGCGAGCAGATGCGGCGCCTCGACGCCGAGCCGGCTCTGCGCGGCGCCGAACCGGTGGTGCGCTACCTGGAAGGCTATGTCGAGCTGGCCCGCGGTCGCTACGAGTCGGCGGTCGAGAATCTGACGCCGGCCCTCCAGCTTCCCCCGCTGGTGCCGGGCGCGCCGGTGGCGTTCCACCTCGCGGCCGCCGCCGACATCGCGTTCGCCCGCCTGGCTCTCGGTTTTCCCGATCAGGCGTTGCGCGCCTTCCGCGACCTGTGCGCCCGTTCCGAAGCGCTGGGGCACCCCTATACGGAGTTCTATGTGCTCGCCCGTCAGCAACGGGTCGCCGGGCTGACATTCGAGGGCGGTGTGGCGGCCGAGGGAGCGGCGAAGATCCGCGCGCTGGCGCATCTCACCGGGCACCGGAACTGGCGGAATCTGGCGACGATGGCCGAGGCAACGGAGCTCCTCGCCCACGGCGAGGGCGCATTGGCCGTCCGGCGGCTGCGGAAGGATCCTGGGATCGCTCCCGATGCGGGTTCGGTGTGGAAGGCCATGCTGGCCAATGCCCTTCTGCTCACCGGCCGTCTCGACGAGGCGCGAACGGCGATCGACGAGGCGGCGGCCTACATCGCCCGCTGCGGCGGGCACTGGCATGCGCCCGAGGTCCTGCGGCTGGGCGCGGAGATCGATCGCGCCCTGGGGCGAAACGGCGACGCGGAGCGGGGGTTCAACGGGGCGATCGACGTCGCGCGCGAGCAGAAGGCCAAGTGGCTCGAGCTGAAAGCCGCCACCGGACTGGCGCGCCTGTGGCGCGAGCAGGGCCGTCGGATCGCGGCGCGCGATCTCCTGTCCGGCATCTACGGCTGGTTCGGCGAGGGGTTCGAGCTTCTCGACGTGCGGACGGCCAGGGCCCTGCGCGACGATTTGGAAAAGCTTTAG
- a CDS encoding glutathione S-transferase family protein, with translation MSLDRDHYYRLYGADVSYFTAKVRPALRYKRIPYLELLATPRAYREVIVPRTGLSFIPIVVTDRDETWQDTSVILDHLEARFPDPPLYPRDPVLRVLAYLFEVYADEFLVLPAMHYRWSFPASVAKARADFAAVNGDPVAADRFASRMGGSIGFLGVSPASIPGIEAHTRELLAALSAHFAAHPYLLGGRPSLADCAVMGPFYAHLYQDAVPGQILRESAPLVCHWMQRCNCPDPDADGAYAAPAALQPTLRPLLELIGRDAVPLLLDTVRAVEEWAATRPPGSEEPPRMVGGHTTTLRGAEVNRYTSPYAVWMVQRPLDAYRALSPAERAAVDAYLAGTGCEALFRLDPAVRFGKRGFTLVIADGGA, from the coding sequence ATGAGCCTCGATCGCGACCACTACTATCGGCTCTACGGCGCCGACGTCTCGTACTTCACCGCCAAGGTGCGGCCGGCGCTGCGCTACAAGCGGATCCCGTACCTGGAGCTGCTGGCGACGCCGCGCGCCTACCGCGAGGTGATCGTGCCGCGCACCGGGCTGTCGTTCATCCCCATCGTCGTCACCGATCGCGACGAGACCTGGCAGGACACCAGCGTCATCCTCGACCACCTCGAGGCGCGCTTTCCCGATCCGCCGCTCTACCCGCGGGATCCGGTGCTGCGCGTGCTCGCCTACCTGTTCGAGGTCTACGCCGACGAGTTCCTGGTCCTGCCGGCCATGCACTACCGCTGGAGCTTTCCCGCCAGCGTCGCCAAGGCGCGCGCCGACTTCGCGGCGGTGAACGGCGACCCGGTGGCGGCGGACAGGTTCGCCAGCCGCATGGGCGGCAGCATCGGCTTCCTCGGCGTGTCTCCGGCCTCGATCCCCGGCATCGAGGCGCACACGCGCGAGTTGCTGGCGGCGCTGTCGGCGCACTTCGCGGCGCATCCGTACCTGCTCGGCGGCCGCCCGTCGCTCGCCGACTGCGCGGTGATGGGGCCCTTCTATGCCCATCTCTACCAGGACGCGGTGCCGGGGCAGATCCTGCGCGAGAGCGCGCCGCTGGTCTGCCACTGGATGCAGCGCTGCAACTGCCCCGATCCCGATGCGGACGGCGCATACGCCGCCCCGGCGGCGCTGCAGCCGACGCTGCGGCCGCTGCTCGAGCTGATCGGCCGCGACGCCGTGCCGCTGCTGCTCGACACCGTGCGCGCCGTCGAGGAGTGGGCGGCCACCCGCCCGCCCGGCAGCGAGGAGCCGCCGCGCATGGTCGGCGGCCACACCACGACGCTGCGCGGCGCCGAGGTGAACCGCTACACCAGCCCGTACGCGGTCTGGATGGTGCAGCGCCCCCTGGACGCCTATCGCGCGCTGTCGCCGGCGGAACGCGCCGCGGTCGACGCCTACCTCGCCGGCACCGGCTGCGAGGCGCTCTTCCGCCTCGACCCCGCCGTGCGCTTCGGCAAGCGCGGCTTCACGCTGGTGATCGCGGACGGCGGCGCGTGA
- a CDS encoding phytanoyl-CoA dioxygenase family protein, producing the protein MLDLATIQRHVSNIENDGYSIVERAIEPDFVDALVEDLGRLERELGIVPAKNRFEGTKTVRIYNLLVHGALYERIPVHENILPIVERVLDPGCLVSSLSSIAICNDEKPQPLHADDQLIPIPRPHVPLVCNTMWALTDFTDANGATRIVPGSHKLAELPDYFGRYDSKPAEMPKGSVMVYNGSLWHGGGANRTAARRIGIAMNYCAGFIRQQENQQLGIPRQIAARFAPRLQELVGYSLYNGLIGHIDKTHPMELLGRSPETTMVWDVVAG; encoded by the coding sequence ATGCTCGACCTCGCCACCATCCAACGCCACGTCAGCAACATCGAGAACGACGGCTACTCGATCGTCGAGCGCGCCATCGAGCCGGACTTCGTCGACGCCCTGGTCGAGGATCTCGGCCGTCTCGAGCGCGAGCTCGGGATCGTGCCGGCGAAGAACCGCTTCGAGGGCACGAAGACGGTGCGCATCTACAACCTGCTCGTCCACGGCGCCCTGTACGAGCGCATTCCGGTGCACGAGAACATCCTGCCGATCGTCGAGCGGGTGCTCGATCCCGGCTGCCTGGTGTCGTCGCTGTCGTCGATCGCGATCTGCAACGACGAGAAGCCGCAGCCGCTGCACGCCGACGACCAACTGATTCCGATCCCGCGGCCGCACGTGCCGCTGGTCTGCAACACCATGTGGGCGCTCACCGACTTCACCGATGCCAACGGCGCCACGCGCATCGTCCCCGGCTCGCACAAGCTGGCCGAGCTGCCGGACTACTTCGGCCGGTACGACAGCAAGCCGGCGGAAATGCCCAAGGGCAGCGTCATGGTGTACAACGGCAGCCTGTGGCACGGCGGCGGCGCCAACCGCACCGCGGCCCGGCGCATCGGCATCGCCATGAACTACTGCGCCGGCTTCATCCGCCAGCAGGAGAACCAGCAGCTCGGCATTCCGCGCCAGATCGCGGCCCGCTTCGCGCCGCGCCTGCAGGAGCTGGTCGGCTACTCGCTGTACAACGGCCTGATCGGTCACATCGACAAGACGCATCCGATGGAGCTGCTCGGGCGTTCCCCGGAGACGACGATGGTCTGGGACGTGGTCGCCGGATGA